Part of the Gramella sp. Hel_I_59 genome, TTATAGAAGACTTAACTGCCCAGCTAGCCGGATTCCAAACTATCTATTTAGCTGACATTTCTGGCCTTGACGCTGGAAGTACTTCTAACTTACGTAGAGCTTGTTTCAAAGCAGACGTTAAGTTATCGGTAGTTAAAAATACGTTGCTTGCTAAAGCTATGGAGGCATCCGATAAAGATTTCGGAGAACTTCCTACAGTTTTAAAAGGTAACACATCAATACTGCTTTCGGAAACTGGAAATGCTCCAGCGAAAGTAATTAAGGATTTCAGAAAGAAATCTGATAAGCCTCTACTTAAAGGTGCTTTTGTTGAAGAAGCTATCTACGTAGGTGATGATTATCTTGAGACATTGGTTAACATCAAGTCTAAAGAAGAAGTTATCGGGGATATTATTGGATTACTTCAGTCTCCTGCTAAAAATGTTGTTTCTGCACTTAAATCGGGTGGTGGAAAGATCGCAGGAATCCTTAAGACCCTTTCAGAAAAGGAAGGATAATATAGTACGCACTTTTTAACAATTATAATTAAAGAACTTTTTAAAAACGATAGAAAATGGCAGATTTAAAAGATTTCGCAGAACAACTAGTTAACCTTACTGTAAAAGAAGTAAACGAGTTAGCTGATATTTTGAAAGAAGAATACGGTATCGAGCCTGCAGCTGCTGCTGTAGCTGTTGCTGGTGGTGCTGCTGCTGGTGGTGAAGAAGCTGAAGAGCAAACAGAATTTGACGTAATTCTTACAGCTCCAGGTGGATCTAAGCTTGCTGTAGTTAAGCTTGTAAAAGAACTTACAGGTCTTGGTCTTAAAGACGCTAAAGCATTAGTTGATGGTGCTCCAGCTCCAGTAAAAGAAGGAGTAGCTAAAGACGAAGCAGAAGCTCTAAAATCACAATTAGAAGAAGCAGGAGCTGAGGTTGAGCTTAAATAAGCTTAGCACAAGCAATATTATTTAGGTTTAGACCTCAGGAATTACTCCTGGAGGTCTAAACCATTTTGCGTATATAGAACTCAACGTTTAACAAGCGCACTATTTTTTATATAATAAATTATAATCCCGTCCATTGATGTTAGCAAAGCAAACTGAAAGATTGAGTTTCTCTTCTGTTAAGAACAAGCCTGCTTATCCGGACTTTCTGGATCT contains:
- the rplJ gene encoding 50S ribosomal protein L10; the protein is MTREEKSQVIEDLTAQLAGFQTIYLADISGLDAGSTSNLRRACFKADVKLSVVKNTLLAKAMEASDKDFGELPTVLKGNTSILLSETGNAPAKVIKDFRKKSDKPLLKGAFVEEAIYVGDDYLETLVNIKSKEEVIGDIIGLLQSPAKNVVSALKSGGGKIAGILKTLSEKEG
- the rplL gene encoding 50S ribosomal protein L7/L12, which gives rise to MADLKDFAEQLVNLTVKEVNELADILKEEYGIEPAAAAVAVAGGAAAGGEEAEEQTEFDVILTAPGGSKLAVVKLVKELTGLGLKDAKALVDGAPAPVKEGVAKDEAEALKSQLEEAGAEVELK